The following nucleotide sequence is from Verrucomicrobiota bacterium.
CGAAATTTCTGAGGGCTCGAATATGAACCTATCCATGGTCTCCAGGGCTCCTTTTCCCAGCTGATCATTCAGTTCAACCGGGATTTTGTGTGCTACTATGAACGCCGCCCACGGAACTCCCCATGTAAACAAGGCGGCAGTGAAAGCCACAAGTCCTGACATGCTTGCAATCACCCATCCCCACTTTCTTTCCAGCCAATGAGCCCATTTTAAACCCATTCCGGGATTTAAGGAATCCTGCAAAGCATCATACGCCTCGAAGTCGTCGGTTTCCAGGCGGCCGTTATCCGGAAGAAGAATTACCCGGCGGGTATTGCCCAGCGGTGCTTCAAAAATACACGCATTTACGGTATAGGATTTGGTGTCTGTTTGATCCCGGATTTCCAGTTGGATGGCATCTAATATTACGACCTCGACTGTTTTAGCTGCAGAGGATTGGCCATCATAATACCTGGCTGAAATCCTTGTCATTACCCTATATCAAAATCCATATAATCGGCTGCCGCATCGCCCAACGCTCCTTCATTTTCCATGGCAGCCTGTTCAACTTTTTCGAGTTGATCCTTATCGAGATTAACTAGCAGGTGTGCGACCACATATTTTTTCTTACGGATCGTTGCCCATGGAGTTGCCAATCCCAAGCTGAAAAATATGGCGAGACCATTAGTGATATCGAGAACAAGAAGTGGCTTCAACTCGTATTCCGATTTGAAGCTGGTCGAAAATCCAATATCCGTCACACCCCAGGAGTAGTTTTGGATTCTGGAATAGATCAGCGATTTTCCTATTGCGAATGCCAGGAGCAAAATTAAGTAGCCGATTATCATTGTACCAACCATAAACACCTCTCGGATATTCTCCGGAAGTGCGAGGGCTTGGGCCAGCGATATAGGAATAAACACAAAAATGGCCATGGCTATATAACCAAGAAAACCGATGCCTATGGCTCCCAGGTAGGGCGGATAAAAAGCTCCACCGACTCCTTTAAAATTAAACTTCTGGTTACCAAAGGACAGATTTCGAATTAGATACTCCTTTTTCAAAAACTCGATGTAAGGAACAATGAGTCCAGCGGTAAATGGAATTAAAAGGGCCCAACATAGGTAAAGCACATAGGCCTGTCCCAATTCTCCCGTAAACTTGAATCGGATATTGCGGAAGGAAGAGTAGCGTGCCCGAAAGCGAATCGCCTTCCAGACCAGGAACGGAAAGGAAAGACCTAGTATGGCGAGTACCCCTAGCGGAGCAAATGGGTGAATGAAACTACTCAGTCCATAAATAAGTGCTCCTATCACAACGATGATGTACCCTTTGAGGAGCGCGATAGGATTGGCGTGAAATCCAAAGTTGTCTTCTCCAAGCCAAGTATTGGCATAGAGGTATTTTCGCTGTCGGACGACTGCCCAGGGAAAGTATATACCAAGAGTTACTATGGTTAAAAACAGGTTTACAATCCAGATACGGAAGTATTCTCCAGCATTTCCGGTAAATGACATTCGGAACGTCTCTAGTTCTTTGGGTGGATTGAGGACTGTTGGAGGAGTCTGAAGAGGAGGTGGTGTAGCTGGTCGATATTCAGGAGGAGCCCATTTCAAATCATCGTCATCGGGTTCATTGATTGGATCGGTTGGTTCGTTTGCCATATTTTGAGGGTTTGGGGTGAAAAGAATGGTCTGTGATCAGGCCAATGTCCTTTGTCGGACTGCTTCATACAACATGATTGCTGTAGTTACACTGACATTCAGGGAATCTGCCCGACCTGACATCGGTAATCTGGTTTTAAGATTCGCTTCATTCAACCAAAAATTACCGAGACCATCCTTTTCACTTCCCACGAGTATGGCCGACGGTTTGCAGAACGAGACCTCATGGTAGAGTGTTTCCGTATCTGGTGTTGTCGCTACGCTTCGAATACTGTGCTCTTTCAAAAAATGAAGGGTTTCTTCTTTGGTGGCGATAGCGGTTGGCACATTGAATACAACCCCGGCAGATGCGCGGATTACGTTGGGGTTGAAAATGTCTGTGACCGGATCGTTAAGTATTACGGCGTCGACCCCAACAGCATCCGCTGTTCGAAGGATGGTGCCAAGGTTTCCGGGTTTTTCCAAAGACTCTACGATGAGAATCAGAGGATTGTCGGAAAGTACGAGTTCTTCAAGCGAGCGTCGGAAGGTCTTGCAGATCGCCAGGAATCCATCCGGGTTTTCACGGTAGGAACAGTGTTCAAATACCTGTTTGGTTAGGTAAATGACCGGGGTATCGCCTGTAATCAGCTTGTCATGTAACGATTCAGACGCCTTGCCATGTTTAAATAACTCCGGACAAAGCATGATTTGGGTGCCTTCAATCCCTGCGTCCAAGCCACGCTCCAATTCGCGCTCTCCCTCAAGTAGGAAAAGGCCTTCGCGGTCCCGCTGTCGTTTCTGGGTAAGCGCTCTCGCCCGCTTCACGCGTTGATTCTGC
It contains:
- a CDS encoding YjgN family protein; this encodes MANEPTDPINEPDDDDLKWAPPEYRPATPPPLQTPPTVLNPPKELETFRMSFTGNAGEYFRIWIVNLFLTIVTLGIYFPWAVVRQRKYLYANTWLGEDNFGFHANPIALLKGYIIVVIGALIYGLSSFIHPFAPLGVLAILGLSFPFLVWKAIRFRARYSSFRNIRFKFTGELGQAYVLYLCWALLIPFTAGLIVPYIEFLKKEYLIRNLSFGNQKFNFKGVGGAFYPPYLGAIGIGFLGYIAMAIFVFIPISLAQALALPENIREVFMVGTMIIGYLILLLAFAIGKSLIYSRIQNYSWGVTDIGFSTSFKSEYELKPLLVLDITNGLAIFFSLGLATPWATIRKKKYVVAHLLVNLDKDQLEKVEQAAMENEGALGDAAADYMDFDIG
- a CDS encoding RNA methyltransferase; translation: MPLTTIDSLQNQRVKRARALTQKRQRDREGLFLLEGERELERGLDAGIEGTQIMLCPELFKHGKASESLHDKLITGDTPVIYLTKQVFEHCSYRENPDGFLAICKTFRRSLEELVLSDNPLILIVESLEKPGNLGTILRTADAVGVDAVILNDPVTDIFNPNVIRASAGVVFNVPTAIATKEETLHFLKEHSIRSVATTPDTETLYHEVSFCKPSAILVGSEKDGLGNFWLNEANLKTRLPMSGRADSLNVSVTTAIMLYEAVRQRTLA